Genomic window (Arcobacter aquimarinus):
ATTTTGAAGTTTTATCTAGAAAAGAGTTAGCTCAACCTTTTGGTTTAAAAGAGTTGGCTAAAACTTTAAAAGATTATGTAAAAGAACAAAATTTTAAAACAAAAATAATGGGTGTTTTAAATGCAAATGAGGATTCATTTTTTAAAAATAGTAGATTTGATAACACTAGTGCATCAGCTAGAATTGAAAAAATGATTGAAGATGGTGCAAATATTATAGATATTGGTGCAGTTTCTTCAAGACCTGGAAGTCTTACAGTTTCCCAAGATATTGAATTAGAAAGAGTAAAAGATATAGTTCAAACTATTTATAAAAATAAATATTATGAAAAAGTTGATTTTTCAATTGATTCTTTTGAGCCAAAAGTAATTGAATATGTTTTAAATCATGGTTTTAAAATAGTAAATGATATTACAGGTTTAGAAAATGATGAAGTTTGTAAAATAGCTTCAAAATATAATGCTCAGGTTGTTATTATGCATATGCAAAATAATCAAACAAATATGCAAGATAATCCAACATATGAAAATGTAATTTTAGAAATTGATGAATATTTCAAAAATCAAATTTTAAAAGCTCAAAGTTTTGGAGTAAAAGATATAGTTTTAGATGTGGGAATTGGATTTGGAAAAACTTTAGAGCATAATCTTTTATTACTTAAAAATTTGGAAACTTTTAAACATTTTGGATTTGAACTATTAATAGGAGCTAGTAGAAAGTCAATGATAGATAAAATTATTCCAACATCTATCGAAGATAGACTTCCTGGGACTATTGCTATTCATCTTGAATCAATAAAAAATGGTGCATCAATTATTAGATGTCATGATGTAAAAGAACATTTTCAAGCAATAAAAGTTTTTGAGGCAATAAATAATATAAATTAAGAAGAGATACTACTTATAGTATCTCATGCAAAGTATTTGCTTTTTTCATCCACTCTTCTAATTTTTCATAATTTTCTTCTTCTACCATTTTTCTAGCAGTTTGAAGGTGTTCTTCAAATAAATCAATAGAAGCTAAAAGATTAGTTCTGTTTTGTTTAAAAATATCACTCCACATTCTAGGACTTGATTTTGCAATTCTACTCATATCTTTAAATCCACCAGCAGCAAGTGCGATGATTGATTTTGGATCTTCATGCCCCATAACTGTATTAGCTAATGAAAAAGATATAATATGAGGTAAATGTGAGATATAACAGGCATGAATATCATGTTGAGAGCTATCCATTACTACTATTCTCATTCCTATTTCTTGAAAAATTTTAAATGCTTTATTTACATGTAAATTACCATTATCTTCTAAATCACAAAAAACAACTGTTTTACCTTCATATAAATCATCAATAGCGGCTTTTGGTCCTGATTTTTCAGTTCCCGTCATAGGATGTGCAGCTATAAAATTTTTTCTTATTTTAGGAGGAATACTTTTTACAATATACTCTTTTGTTGAACCCATATCAATAATAGTAGTATTTTCATCAATATCTAAAAAATTTGGAAACATACTAATTATCGCATCAACAGGAATAGCTAAAATAATAACATCTGAAACTTTTTTTAAAGTATCTAAATCCACAAGCTCATCTACTAAATTTAACTCCAAAATATCTTTTTTATTTCTTTCACTGTTTGTAAATCCATAAACTTTTTTTGCAATACCATATCTTTTAACAGCTTTTGCTAAAGAACCTCCCATAAGTCCTAAACCAATAATTCCAATATTCAAAATACAACCTTTTAATAAATTAGTATTAGATTATATCTTACTTTATATTTATATAAACTATATTTAGATATATTAATGCACTATAATGAAAATAAGGATAGTTGTGAAAAATAAAGTCGTACTATTATCTTTGGCTTGTGCTGCTGCACTAAGTGCAAATACAATAAAATCTATAGAATATAAAGATGTAAATAAGATTTCCCCTCAAATTCTAAATGAAACTTTAAATATGAATGTTGGTGACAAACTTGATGAAAATAAATTAAATGATGCAATATTAAGTTTTTATAAATATGGTTATTTTGAAGATATTCAAGTTATTAATAATGATGGTAATTTAAAATTAATTTTTAAAGAGAAACCTTCGATTGCAAATGTTGATATTAAAGGTTATAAATCAAGAGCAGAAGATATAGAAACTATAAAAACAGTTTTAAAGCTAAAAAAAGGTTCTATGTATACTGAAAAAAAAGTAAAGGAAGCAAAAGAAAAACTTCTTAGTATGCTTGAAAGTGAAGGTTATATAAACTCAGTAGTTGAAACAGAAGTTGAAAAAATAAATGAACAATCATTAAAACTTACATTTAACGTAAACAAAGGTGATGAAATTGTTATTAATAAAGCAAACTATCACGGAGCTAATAGTTTAGACTCAGATGATTTTGATTTAGTAACAGCAAATAAAGAAAAAGAGTTTGCTTCTTGGTGGTTTGGACAAAATGATGGTGAAGTAAAAATTGATCAATTAAAATATGATGCAAGAAGAATAAATGATTTATATTTTGAAAGAGGTTATTTAGATGCTCAAGTTAAAGAACCTTTTTTAGATATTGATTTTGCCTCAAATCAAGCAAAACTAGATTTTTTTATCTCTGAAGGTGAAAAATATACAACAACTGGAATTAAAATATATTTAGATTCTTCTATAGTTGATCCTGAAACAATCTATCCTGAATTAAAACTAATAATTGGAAACACTTTTAATATTAAAAAATTAAGAGCTGATCAAGATTATATAAAAACTCAAGTTGCTAATCAAGGATATGCATTTGCAGATGTAAGATTTGATTTAAATAAAAATGAAGAGAATAAAACAGTTGATGTTGTTTATAATGTAATACCTGGTAAAAAAGTTTATATTAATGATGTGAAAATTTCAGGTAATGTTAGAACTTTAGATAGAGTAATAAGAAGAGATGTATATTTAGCTCCTGGAGATTTATATAATCTTACAGATTTTAAAGATTCAACAAATAAACTTAAACGTTCTAGATTTTTTGAAGATGTTCAAATTGAAGAAAAAAGAGTTAGTGATGATAAAATGGATATTATTGTAAAAGTAACAGAAGCTCCAACAGGTTCTTTAATGCTAGGAGGAGGATATGGTTCTTATGATAAATTCATGGTTAATGGATCAATTAGTGATGTAAATATTTTTGGTTCAGGTTTAGCATTAGGATTAAGTGCTGATTTATCAGCTAGATCTAATAGATTTGAATTAAGTTTAAAAAATCCAGCAATTAATGATAGTGATTACAATGGAGAATTTGAAGTTCATAGTACAGAATCAGAAATTTACAGAGATAAATACGATTCAACTATTGAAAGTAAAGGTTTCTCAGTTGCATTAGGAAAACAACTTTATAGAAGTTTATATGCAGGAGCTAGATATAGGCTTGATTTTATAAATGAAAATTATGAATATGATCCTACATTTAACTATAATCCGGCATTAGGTGAAAAATATGAAACACAAGATTATGTATCAAGTTCTATAACTCCATATTTGAATTATGATAATACAGATGATTTTTATTTTCCAAGAGAAGGATATAGAGCTGGTATTTCGGCTGAATATGCAGGAATTGGTGGAGACTCTAAATATATAAAACCTAGTGCTTATATAAAATATTTTTATTCTTTAGAAGACTTAACAGAACTTGATTGGGTTTTACGATTAAAAACACAAATGAGAGTTTTAATTGATAATGGACAAATAAATCAAGGAGATTCTTTATATATGGGTGGTCCAAAGACTTTAAGAGGATATAAATCTTATGCTTTCCCTTCTAATGAATCAGGATATAAACAAGACCCTTATACAAAAATGTGGGCAAGTTCAGCAGAAATGAGTTTTCCTTTAATTCCAAGTGCAAAAATGAGATGGGGAATATTCTATGATTATGGAATGATAGGTAAAGATTCATTTAGTGAAATAGAACGTTCAGGTGCTGGTGCGTTATTAGAGTGGATTTCTCCAATGGGACCTTTACAATTAATATTCTCAAAACCAATTGACGATAAGCCAGGTGATGATACATCTTCATTTGAATTCTCATTGGGAGCTAGTTTTTAATGGTTAAAAGAATTGAAGTTGATTTGAAAAAACGACTTACCAATGAAGATGCATTAAATTTAATAAAAAATGCATCCCTTTTAGAGTTAGGTCAAATGGCAAGCAATAAAAAAGCTGAGTTACATCCTGAAAAAATTACTACATTCATAGTTGATAGAAATATTAATTATACAAATGTTTGTTGGGTTGATTGTAAGTTTTGTGCTTTTTTTAGACATGGAAAAGATGAAGATTCTTATGTTTTAAAATTTGATGAAATTGATGAAAAAATAGAAGAATTATTAGCAATCGGTGGAACACAAATACTTTTTCAAGGTGGAGTTCATCCAAAATTGAAAATTGATTATTATGAAGAGTTAGTCAATCATATTCATACGAAGTATCCTCAAATCACTATACATGGCTTTTCAGCGATTGAAATTGATTTTATTGCAAGGATTTCAAAAATTTCAAAATTAGAAGTTTTAAAAAGATTACAAGCAAAAGGTTTAAGTTCAATTCCAGGAGCTGGTGCTGAAATTTTATCTGATAGAGTAAGAGATGTAATTGCTCCTAAAAAAATGGATACAAAAGATTGGTTAGAAATTCATAGACTTGCGCATTCAATTGGTATGAAAACAACAGCAACTATGATGTTTGGAACAGTAGAAACAGATGAAGAAATAGTTGAACATTGGGAACACTTAAGAAAACTACAAGATGAAACAGCTGGATTTAGAGCCTTTATTATGTGGTCTTTTCAAGGTAAAAATACAAAACTACTTGAGGAACATCCTGAAATCAAACCTCAATCATCAAATAGATATTTAAGATTATTAGCTGTTTCAAGATTATATTTAGATAATTTTCAAAATATGCAAAGTTCTTGGGTTACACAAGGTTCTTACATAGGTCAATTAGCTTTAAAATTTGGTGCAAATGATTTAGGAAGCACTATGATGGAAGAAAATGTTGTAAAAGCAGCAGGTGCTGCTAATAGAATGAATCAAGAGGAAATGATAAGATTGATAAAAGATATTGGTGAATATCCAGCAAAAAGAAATACAGCTTATGAGATTTTAGAAAGGTTTTAAAATCTAATGAAAATAAAATATTTTTTCTTAATTATAATAGCAATTTTACAAGGGAGTTTAATGGGTGCTACAATAAAGCATATAGATATAAAAGGTATTTCTATACCTATAATTTTTGAAGAACAAAGAAATTTACCAATTTTAAATTTACAATTAGTTTTTAAGAATTCTGGTTATATTCAAGACGAAGATAAAAGTGGCTTAGCAAGTTTATCTTCAAAACTTTTAAATGAAGGAACAAAAGAGTTGGGAGCAACAAAATTTGCAGAACAACTTGATGAAAATGCAATTACAATAAATAGTTCGAATGGTTTTGAAACTTTTGTAATTGAAGTTTCAAGCTTAAAAGACAAATCTTCAAAAGCTATAAATTTATTAAATGATTTATTAAAATCACCAAATTTAACACAAAATAGTTTAGATAAACTAAAAACGATACAAATTGGTGCATTAAAAAGAAAAGAAAATGATTTTGATTATGTTTCAAGTAATCAATTAAAATCTATTTTATTTAAAAATACTGCTTTAGAAAATCCAGCTTCAGGAACAGTTGATACTATTTCAAAAATTCAACTAGAAGATATTGAAACTTTTTTAAATAAAACTTTATCTTTAGAAAATTTAATTATTGTTGCAGGAGGAGATTTTTCTTTAGAAGAATTTGAAGATTTAATAAAATCTACTTTAGAAAATATAAAATCATCAAAAGAAATTGAAAATAAAAAAGTAAAATTCACTTCTAAAAAAGAGAAAAAAACACTATTAAAAGAGACTGAACAAGCCTATATTTATTTTGGAAGTTCTTTTAATATTGATTCAAAAGATGAAGAAAATTATAAAGCAAAAGTTGCTTCATTTATTTTAGGTGGTGCTGGTTTTGGTTCTAGATTAATGGAAGAAATTAGAGTAAAAAGAGGATTAGCATATAGTGCTTATGGTTCAATTTCTATTAATAAATCTCACACTTATTTTAGTGGATATTTACAAACTAAAAATGAAAATTCAGATGAGGCTATTAAATTAGTTGAAGAAATAATTGAAGGTTTCGTAACAAATGGTGTTACTCAAGAAGAACTTGATGCTGCAAAAAACTTTTTAACAGGAAGTGAACCTTTAAGAAGTGAAACATTAGCTCAAAGATTAAATAGAGCTTTTACTCTTTATTATAGAGGTTTAGAACCTGATTATGCAAAAAAAGAGTTAGATAAAATTCAAAATTTAAAACTCGAAGATTTAAATAAATATATTAAATCACATAATGAAATAAATAATTTAACATTCTCAATAGTAAGGAAATAATTTTGTTAAGATTTGCCCCAAGTCCAACAGGTGATATGCATATTGGAAATTTAAGAGTTGCCATTTTTAATTATATTGTATCAAAACAGTTAAAAGAAGATTTGATTATAAGAATTGAAGATACAGATAAAGAACGAAACATAGATGGAAAAGACAAAGAAATTTTAGAGATATTAAATCTTTTTTCTATTGAATATAAAAGTGTTGTTCATCAAAGTGATGCTTTAAAATATCATCAAAAAATAGCTCTTCAATTAATGACTCAAAAAAAGGCATTTGCATGTTTTTGTAGTGATGATAAGCTTGATGAATTAAGACAAAAAGCAGAAATTGAGAAAAGACCTTTTAGATATGATGATTTTTGTGAAAATTTATCTGATGAAACAGTTTTAAATACAAATGCACCTTTTACAGTACGTATCAAAAGACCTGAACAAAATATCAAATTTACTGACCTTTTAAAAGGTGATTTTGATTATGCACCTTTTGATGTTGATTCATTTATTATTTTAAGGCAAGATAAAACGCCAACTTATAACTATGCTTGTGCAATTGACGATATGTTAATGGATATTTCTGTGGTTATTCGTGGTGAAGATCATGTTTCAAATACACCAAAACAAATACATATTAGAAACTCTTTAGGATATGATAAAGAGATAAAATATGTTCATTTACCAATTATTTTAAATGCTCAAACTGGTAAAAAAATGAGCAAAAGAGATGATGCAAGTAGTGTTAAATGGCTAATTGAACAAGGTTTTTTACCAAGTGCAATTGCTAATTATCTTGTACTTATGGGAAATAAAACTCCAACTGAAATTTTTACTTTAGAAGAAGCAATTGAATGGTTTAAAATTGAAAATGTTTCAAAAAGTGCTGCAAAATTTGATATTGATAAATTAAGATTTATAAATAGAAAACATATAGAAATGCTTGATGAAATGAGATTGTCAAAAATTTTAGGTTTTGCTGATATTGATATTGGAAAGCTTGGAAAAATTTTCTTAGAAGAAGCAAGTACAATAAAAGAGATAAAAGAAAAAATATCTCCAATTTTTGCACCAAAAAACTCTTGTGAAGGTTTTGAGGAAGAATTTTTAAAATTAAAAGAGTGTTTACAAAAAGCACCATTTTTTCAGGATTATGAAGAATTAAAAAAATATGTAATGGAACAAACAGGATTAAAAGGTAAAAATCTGTTTAAACCATTAAGATATATTTTAACTGGTGTTGACAATGGTCCAAATATTTCAGATATTTATCCTTTAATTAAAAATTATTTAGGAGAAATTATAAAATGATAGATGCTTTATTGAGTTCACTATTTACAGTTATTTTAAGTATCATATTTTTATATAAATGGGTTGTTATTATAAGTGCCATTTTAAGTTGGGTAAGACCAGATCCTTATAATCCAATAGTACAAATGCTTTATAGATTGACAGAACCAGCTTATGCTTTTATACGAAGATATATACCAACAGTAGTTGGAGGAATGGATTTAGCTCCTATTATTTTAATTTTTGGACTAATTTTTTTAGAAACATTTCTTAGAAATTTAGCTTTTTAATAATTATGAAAAAACCTTTTTTTACTTTAAGTATATTTTTATTATTGAATTTTTCTGATGCGAATGCATCAAATACGGATTTTTTGCAAAAAGATTTTAGAGTAACTCTTGAATGGTTGGAACAAAAACCAAAATCTTATGCTAAAGATTTTTTTATTTTACAGTATTTAAATCAAGAAAATTTACCATTTGAAAATGCAAAAATTGCTTATGAAATGGGAAATGGAACAAACGCAACACTAAAAAAAGTTTTTAATGAAAAATATAATAAAAAAGCTCCTATTGATTTAAAATGTTATAGAGCAACTATTGAACAATTAAAACAAGAAGATTCAAAATGTATTGCATTAGGATTATCACTTCAAGAAGCAACACAAATTTCAAAAAAAGATTTAGAATATTTTATAAGTCAACTTGATCCTTACCCTACTTTAAAAAATGATTTAAAGATAATCGCATCAAATGACCCTTTTTCTTCTTTAATTAAATCTGACATGAATAGATTTTTTAGATTATTTTTTGATTTGGGTGAAAATTATAGAGTTAAGTTTTTTAATAAATCTTTTTCCCCTCAATTGATAAATGAAATTTATAAAGATAAAAATTTTGAAAAATTCTTAAGATATGTTATTTATAATAAAAAACTTTCAAATATACAAAAATCTCTTTTTATTTTAAAAGATAATAAAACTTTAGCTCCCCATATTAGTTTTTTATTAGGAATTAATGCAATAAATAACAATAATTTAGATGTTGCTAATAGTTTCTTTTTAGATAGTTATAAAAAATCATATCTAAGAACTGATAAAGACAAATCTCTTTTTTGGCTATATTTAGTAAACAATGATCAATCTTTTTTACAAGAATTATCAAATAGTTGGGATAATAGTATTTATACTTTATATGCAAAAGAATTGTTAAATTTAGAATCAAATAATATTGTATATGATGTTAAAATAAAAAATAAAAAAAGCAATTTTGATATTCATGATGCTTTTAAATGGATGGAAGTAGTATCAGATACTAAAAAAAATTTAGATGAAAATAAACTTAAAAAGTATGAAGAAATTTTTTCTGACAAAAATACAATACCACATTTAGCTTATATTTTAGAAAGGTATAATAAGTATAAGACACAATATTTTATAACTCCATATAGAGATATAGTAGGAAAATATGATATTTATAAACAAGTATTGATTTACTCTATAGCAAGACAAGAGAGTCATTTTATACCCTCTTCTATTTCATTCTCTTCAGCACAAGGAGTTATGCAAATAATGCCATTTTTATCTCTTGATATTTCAAAAAAATTAAATGAGGAATACAACATCTATGAACAATTTATTCCAAATAAAAATATAAAATATGGAAGTTTTCATTTAGATACTTTAATGAAACAATTTGATAATAATCCTTTATTTATTGCTTACGCATACAATGGTGGAGCAGGATATACAAGAACCCAATTAAAAAAAGGTCTATTTAAAGAAAAAAATAAATTTGAACCTTTTTTGAGTATGGAAATGATTTCGTATAGTGAAACAAGAGAATATGGGAAAAAAGTTCTAGCTAATTATCACATCTATAATAACTATTTGAATAGTGAAAACAAAGTTTCACTATCAACTATTTTTCAAAGTTTAGTATCGCCCTACTAGATTTTGAATCAAATAACTCTAAAGAAATTCTACCTTCAGTTATTGAATCAAATTTAACTAAATAGTAATTCCCCCAATAATTTTTCATCATTAAGCCTTTAAATCTTTCATCATCTTTTTCGATTTTTTCTATTAAAGTAGCTTCTTTTTTATTCAATAAAAGCTCATAATCATTTTTATTAATATCTTGTTCTTCAAGATTAGTAAAAAATATTGAAACCAAAAAACTTTCATTTTCATCGTTATAAATTTCATCATTTATTTTATTTAAATATGTAGAAATAAATATTACTTCAACTTCACCATTATTTAAAATATCAACCTTTTTTGTAAACTGAACACTATTAGCTTCTATATCTTTCTTATCAAAATATCTAAATGCACTATTTTTATCACCACATGCTGTAATTAAAAATAATAAAAACAATAAAAATAAATTTTTAAACACATTTTCTCCCTACTAAGTAATTACTTATTGTACAATTTTTAGCCTTTTAAAAAAATTTTTATTATTTTTATTATTGTTTCAATAAAAAATTATTAAAAAAATGATAGCATTAAAAATAAAATATAATATTAAGAAAAGTTATGAATAAAAAAGAAAGAATCAAGATACATGGTAAACTACAAAGTAGTCTAAGAAAAAATTCTCCAGATGTTACTTATTCTAATATTATGAATTCAGGATATATAGATATTAAAGAAAAATATAAACCAAAATTTTTGATTTTTCAAATAATATTAAGTTTTATTTTAGTGGCACTTTTATTTTATTTTGAGTTATTTATTTTCGTGATTATATTTGTATTAAATTATATAGTAACTTGGATTTATTCTTTTGTGTCTATTCTTAAAAATAATTTTAAAAATAAAAATAATAAATTATTTTGGTTTACTCTTATTTTTTTTATACCTTTTAGTGCTTTTGTTTATCCTGATTTTAAAAGAATACAAACAATTAAAAATTAAGAAGAAAGTATCTCTTTATTGAAACTAAATTTAATTTAACAATCATTTAGATAAAATCCGACTTATGAATAAAAAAAGATTAGTAGTAGCCTTTTCAGGTCCATCAAATAGTGGTAAAACAACAGCCATTGTAAAAGTTGCAAGTATTCTTCAAGATCAAGGTTTTAAGGTATGTATTGTAAAACATGATCCAAAAGATAAAGCTATGTTTGATAGAGAAGGAAAAGATTCCTTTAAATTTTCTCAAACGGGTGCTGATGTTGCAGTTGTAAGCCCAAATAAAACAACTTTATTTAAAAAATCTACATCTACAATTGATGAATTAATAGAACTTTTTGAAGATTTTGATTATTTATTAGTTGAAGGATTAAAAACTTTAGAGCTTCCTAGAATTTCGATTTTTAGAGATAGATTAGATGAGAGTTATTTTAATGTAACAGATGCAATTGCTTGTGATGAAACTATTGATGAAAATGATATTCCAAACAATATTGAAAAATTAGATTTAAATAATCCAGAAGATTTAATCTTTTGGATAAATAAAAATGCAAAAAGAGTGTAAAAATGCAAGAAATAATTAAAGCAATTGAAGAATCAGCTATAAAAATAAAATATTTAATTGAAACTGGTGATACAGGAAAAAGTGAATCTGAAAACTCAACTGGTGATACTCAATTAAAACTTGATATTGAAAGTGATGAGATTATTGAGAATATTTTCAAAAAAATTCCAAGTATTAAAGCAATAGTTAGTGAAGAACAAGAAGCTATAGTTGATTTACATGAAAATGGTAAATATCTAATTGCTTATGATCCACTTGATGGTTCATCTTTAGTTGATGTAAATCTTTCAGTTGGTTCAATTTTTGGTATTTATGAAAATGAATTTAATGCAAAAAATATAGTTGCTTCTGTTTATGTTGTATTTGGTCCAAGAGTTGAAATGGTTGTAACTACAACAGATGTAAAAATGTATAGATTATTAAATGGTGAATTTAAATTTATTCAAAATATTAAACTAAATGAAAAAGGTAAATTAAATGCTCCTGGGTCTACTCAAAACTGTTGGGCACCATTTCATAAACAATTAATTGATGATATTTTCAACGATGGTTACAGATTAAGATATTCTGGTGGAATGGTTCCAGATCTTCATCAAATATTACTAAAAGGTGGAGGATTATTCTCATATCCAGGAACAAGTGATAGACCAAAAGGAAAATTAAGACAATTATTTGAAGTTTTCCCATTTGCATTAGCTTATGAAAAAGCTGGTGGGCAAGCTGTTGATGGATTTAAAAGAGTTTTAGAAGTGCAAACTACTCATATTCATGACACAACTCCATGTTTTTTTGGTTCAAATACTGAAATAAAAAGAGTTTTAGAAGTTTATAGTAAAAATGTCTGATCACGAAGAAATTATAATTGACGAATGGGATTTAAAACTAGATAAAATGCTAGTTGAATTGAAAAATTGTCAAGAATCAAATAGTTTAAAATCTTGTACTCCTTGTAGTCAATTTTTTGAATGTCAATTAAGAAAAAAATATGTCGTTGCCGTATATGAATCTATGAATAAAGGTTCTGGCGGTGGATTTGAATTTTAAAAAAAAGAGGTAAAAATGCAAGAATCTTGTAAAAATGTTTATATCACAACCCCAATTTATTATGTAAATGATGTAGCTCATATAGGTCATGCTTACACAACTATCATTGCTGATATGTTAGCAAGATACTCTAGACTTATGGGACATAATACTTATTTTTTGACAGGAACAGATGAACATGGTCAAAAAATTTCTCAAAGTGCAGAAGCAAAAGGAAAAACAGCAAAAGAATATGCGGATGAAATTTCTGGTAAATTTAGAACTTTATGGGATGATTTTGATATAACATATGATAAATTTATAAGAACTACTGATGAAGAACATAAAATAGGTGTTCAAAAAGCTTTTGAAACAATGTATGAAAAAGGTGATATTTATAAAGGAGAATATGAAGGTTTTTATTGTGTTCCTTGTGAGACATTTTTTACAGAAAAACAACTTGTAGATGAACAATTCTGTCCTGAATGTGGAAGAGCTACAAATATTGTAAAAGAAGAAAGTTATTTCTTTAAATTATCAAAATATGAA
Coding sequences:
- the folP gene encoding dihydropteroate synthase yields the protein MKTYKISLNDTKKFYKNLGCDDGGISILSKKSKIHTLYIKDLHVGAANILKQDALSIGADLAVPSGVIVARDKYVDAILIGTTKHFEVLSRKELAQPFGLKELAKTLKDYVKEQNFKTKIMGVLNANEDSFFKNSRFDNTSASARIEKMIEDGANIIDIGAVSSRPGSLTVSQDIELERVKDIVQTIYKNKYYEKVDFSIDSFEPKVIEYVLNHGFKIVNDITGLENDEVCKIASKYNAQVVIMHMQNNQTNMQDNPTYENVILEIDEYFKNQILKAQSFGVKDIVLDVGIGFGKTLEHNLLLLKNLETFKHFGFELLIGASRKSMIDKIIPTSIEDRLPGTIAIHLESIKNGASIIRCHDVKEHFQAIKVFEAINNIN
- a CDS encoding prephenate dehydrogenase, with the translated sequence MNIGIIGLGLMGGSLAKAVKRYGIAKKVYGFTNSERNKKDILELNLVDELVDLDTLKKVSDVIILAIPVDAIISMFPNFLDIDENTTIIDMGSTKEYIVKSIPPKIRKNFIAAHPMTGTEKSGPKAAIDDLYEGKTVVFCDLEDNGNLHVNKAFKIFQEIGMRIVVMDSSQHDIHACYISHLPHIISFSLANTVMGHEDPKSIIALAAGGFKDMSRIAKSSPRMWSDIFKQNRTNLLASIDLFEEHLQTARKMVEEENYEKLEEWMKKANTLHEIL
- the bamA gene encoding outer membrane protein assembly factor BamA, with product MKIRIVVKNKVVLLSLACAAALSANTIKSIEYKDVNKISPQILNETLNMNVGDKLDENKLNDAILSFYKYGYFEDIQVINNDGNLKLIFKEKPSIANVDIKGYKSRAEDIETIKTVLKLKKGSMYTEKKVKEAKEKLLSMLESEGYINSVVETEVEKINEQSLKLTFNVNKGDEIVINKANYHGANSLDSDDFDLVTANKEKEFASWWFGQNDGEVKIDQLKYDARRINDLYFERGYLDAQVKEPFLDIDFASNQAKLDFFISEGEKYTTTGIKIYLDSSIVDPETIYPELKLIIGNTFNIKKLRADQDYIKTQVANQGYAFADVRFDLNKNEENKTVDVVYNVIPGKKVYINDVKISGNVRTLDRVIRRDVYLAPGDLYNLTDFKDSTNKLKRSRFFEDVQIEEKRVSDDKMDIIVKVTEAPTGSLMLGGGYGSYDKFMVNGSISDVNIFGSGLALGLSADLSARSNRFELSLKNPAINDSDYNGEFEVHSTESEIYRDKYDSTIESKGFSVALGKQLYRSLYAGARYRLDFINENYEYDPTFNYNPALGEKYETQDYVSSSITPYLNYDNTDDFYFPREGYRAGISAEYAGIGGDSKYIKPSAYIKYFYSLEDLTELDWVLRLKTQMRVLIDNGQINQGDSLYMGGPKTLRGYKSYAFPSNESGYKQDPYTKMWASSAEMSFPLIPSAKMRWGIFYDYGMIGKDSFSEIERSGAGALLEWISPMGPLQLIFSKPIDDKPGDDTSSFEFSLGASF
- a CDS encoding dehypoxanthine futalosine cyclase, which encodes MVKRIEVDLKKRLTNEDALNLIKNASLLELGQMASNKKAELHPEKITTFIVDRNINYTNVCWVDCKFCAFFRHGKDEDSYVLKFDEIDEKIEELLAIGGTQILFQGGVHPKLKIDYYEELVNHIHTKYPQITIHGFSAIEIDFIARISKISKLEVLKRLQAKGLSSIPGAGAEILSDRVRDVIAPKKMDTKDWLEIHRLAHSIGMKTTATMMFGTVETDEEIVEHWEHLRKLQDETAGFRAFIMWSFQGKNTKLLEEHPEIKPQSSNRYLRLLAVSRLYLDNFQNMQSSWVTQGSYIGQLALKFGANDLGSTMMEENVVKAAGAANRMNQEEMIRLIKDIGEYPAKRNTAYEILERF
- a CDS encoding M16 family metallopeptidase, with the protein product MKIKYFFLIIIAILQGSLMGATIKHIDIKGISIPIIFEEQRNLPILNLQLVFKNSGYIQDEDKSGLASLSSKLLNEGTKELGATKFAEQLDENAITINSSNGFETFVIEVSSLKDKSSKAINLLNDLLKSPNLTQNSLDKLKTIQIGALKRKENDFDYVSSNQLKSILFKNTALENPASGTVDTISKIQLEDIETFLNKTLSLENLIIVAGGDFSLEEFEDLIKSTLENIKSSKEIENKKVKFTSKKEKKTLLKETEQAYIYFGSSFNIDSKDEENYKAKVASFILGGAGFGSRLMEEIRVKRGLAYSAYGSISINKSHTYFSGYLQTKNENSDEAIKLVEEIIEGFVTNGVTQEELDAAKNFLTGSEPLRSETLAQRLNRAFTLYYRGLEPDYAKKELDKIQNLKLEDLNKYIKSHNEINNLTFSIVRK
- the gltX gene encoding glutamate--tRNA ligase — encoded protein: MLRFAPSPTGDMHIGNLRVAIFNYIVSKQLKEDLIIRIEDTDKERNIDGKDKEILEILNLFSIEYKSVVHQSDALKYHQKIALQLMTQKKAFACFCSDDKLDELRQKAEIEKRPFRYDDFCENLSDETVLNTNAPFTVRIKRPEQNIKFTDLLKGDFDYAPFDVDSFIILRQDKTPTYNYACAIDDMLMDISVVIRGEDHVSNTPKQIHIRNSLGYDKEIKYVHLPIILNAQTGKKMSKRDDASSVKWLIEQGFLPSAIANYLVLMGNKTPTEIFTLEEAIEWFKIENVSKSAAKFDIDKLRFINRKHIEMLDEMRLSKILGFADIDIGKLGKIFLEEASTIKEIKEKISPIFAPKNSCEGFEEEFLKLKECLQKAPFFQDYEELKKYVMEQTGLKGKNLFKPLRYILTGVDNGPNISDIYPLIKNYLGEIIK
- a CDS encoding YggT family protein yields the protein MIDALLSSLFTVILSIIFLYKWVVIISAILSWVRPDPYNPIVQMLYRLTEPAYAFIRRYIPTVVGGMDLAPIILIFGLIFLETFLRNLAF